One genomic window of Buchnera aphidicola (Drepanosiphum platanoidis) includes the following:
- a CDS encoding ribose-phosphate pyrophosphokinase, producing the protein MSIMKIFSGNSVKKLSKKITKILKCKLGLAKINKFSDGEINIQIKENVRGGDIFIIQSICFPCNDHLMELIVMIDALRRASAGRITAIIPYFGYARQDKRVRSARIPITAKIIADFLSNTGVDRVLTIDLHSEQIQGFFDIPVDNIFGSLVLLENILKKKIKNPIIVSPDIGGVIRARAIAKLLNDSEIAIIDKRRPSYNISKVMNVIGNVNKRNCILIDDMIDTGGTICNAAKALKKMGSKKIYAYATHPVFSGNAFINIAKSCLNKVIVCDTIPLSKNMKLLPQVKVLSIAKMLSEIIRRLGNEKSISEMFKN; encoded by the coding sequence ATGTCTATTATGAAAATATTTTCTGGAAATTCTGTAAAAAAATTATCTAAAAAAATTACTAAAATATTAAAATGTAAACTAGGATTAGCTAAAATTAATAAGTTTAGTGATGGAGAAATCAACATTCAAATCAAAGAAAATGTAAGAGGTGGAGACATATTTATAATTCAATCAATTTGTTTTCCATGTAACGATCATTTAATGGAATTAATAGTAATGATTGATGCATTAAGGAGAGCTTCTGCTGGAAGAATTACAGCAATAATTCCATATTTTGGCTATGCAAGACAAGATAAAAGAGTACGATCAGCTAGAATTCCAATTACAGCAAAAATAATAGCAGATTTTCTTTCAAATACAGGAGTAGATAGAGTATTGACAATAGATTTACATTCTGAACAAATACAAGGATTTTTTGATATCCCCGTAGATAATATTTTTGGAAGTTTAGTATTATTAGAAAATATTTTAAAAAAAAAAATTAAAAATCCAATTATTGTGTCTCCAGATATTGGAGGTGTTATACGCGCTAGAGCAATAGCAAAATTGTTAAATGATTCAGAAATAGCAATTATTGATAAAAGAAGACCTTCATATAACATCTCAAAGGTAATGAACGTTATTGGTAATGTTAATAAAAGAAATTGTATTTTAATTGATGATATGATTGATACTGGAGGAACTATATGTAATGCAGCTAAAGCATTAAAAAAAATGGGTTCAAAAAAAATTTATGCATACGCAACACATCCAGTTTTTTCAGGTAATGCATTTATAAACATAGCAAAATCTTGTTTAAATAAAGTAATAGTTTGTGATACCATTCCATTATCAAAAAATATGAAATTATTACCTCAAGTTAAGGTCTTAAGTATCGCTAAAATGCTTTCTGAAATTATTAGACGCTTAGGAAATGAAAAATCTATATCAGAAATGTTTAAAAATTGA